The Primulina eburnea isolate SZY01 chromosome 6, ASM2296580v1, whole genome shotgun sequence genome contains a region encoding:
- the LOC140834373 gene encoding thermospermine synthase ACAULIS5, which produces MGEAVEFFGYPSIEYFKTTDLIMEQNHEIEDDSWFEEEIDVDLKWSFALNRVLHKGTSEYQDIALLDTKRFGKVLVIDGKMQSAEVDEFIYHECLIHPALLCHPNPKTVFIMGGGEGSAAREALRHRSIDEVVMCDIDKEVVDFCRKHLSANHEAFRNTKLNLVINDAKAELEKREEKFDIIVGDLADPVEGGPCYQLYTKSFYQNILKPKLNGNGIFVTQAGPAGVFTHKEVFSSIYNTIKQVFKYVRAYTAHVPSFADTWGWVIASDEPLGIEAKKMDKKIAERIDGELLYLNGASFVASTILNKTVAKTLKNESHVYTEDNARFIHGQGVAYRI; this is translated from the exons ATGGGTGAAGCTGTGGAGTTCTTTGGTTACCCAAGTATTGAGTACTTCAAAACCACTGACTTGATAATGGAGCAAAATCATGAGATTGAAGATGATTCTTGGTTCGAAGAAGAAATCGACGTCGATCTTAAATGGTCGTTCGCTTTGAATCG AGTGTTGCACAAAGGAACAAGTGAGTACCAAGATATAGCTCTTTTGGACACCAAACGGTTTGGGAAG GTTTTGGTGATCGATGGGAAAATGCAGAGTGCAGAAGTTGATGAATTTATTTACCATGAATGCTTGATTCATCCTGCCCTCTTGTGTCACCCCAA CCCGAAGACGGTGTTTATTATGGGAGGTGGCGAAGGATCTGCTGCAAGGGAAGCGCTCAGGCACAGATCCATTGACGAAGTAGTCATGTGTGATATCGATAAG GAAGTTGTTGATTTCTGCAGGAAGCATCTCAGTGCAAATCATGAGGCCTTTCGGAATACTAAGCTTAACTTAGTGATAAATGATGCCAA AGCTGAATTGGAGAAAAGGGAGGAAAAGTTTGACATCATCGTGGGAGATTTAGCTGATCCAGTTGAAGGAGGGCCTTGCTACCAGCTGTACACAAAATCcttctaccaaaatattttgaagCCTAAGCTCAATGGCAATGGCATCTTCGTGACTCAG GCTGGGCCGGCAGGGGTTTTCACTCATAAGGAAGTCTTCTCATCAATATACAACACAATAAAACAGGTTTTCAAGT ATGTCCGTGCATACACAGCTCACGTTCCATCATTTGCTGATACATGGGGATGGGTCATT GCCTCTGATGAACCGCTCGGCATTGAAGCCAAGAAGATGGACAAGAAGATAGCAGAAAGAATTGATGGAGAACTGTTGTACTTAAATGGTGCTTCGTTTGTTGCCTCGACTATTCTGAACAAGACAGTCGCCAAAAC GTTGAAGAACGAGAGTCATGTCTACACAGAGGATAACGCTCGGTTTATTCATGGCCAAGGCGTCGCTTACCGGATTTAA